One segment of bacterium DNA contains the following:
- the plsY gene encoding glycerol-3-phosphate 1-O-acyltransferase PlsY, translating to MIALASLIVGYLIGGLPTGIILCRVIKGVDPRAIGSKSSGATNVSRVLGKKWAAVVLIIDGLKGFLPVRFLAPLFAFADGYTLAAALMAIGTVAGHVWTPYAGLRGGKGVAAAAGSMLALGPLAVLLSLGVWAVVFVAFRIVSLASMAATAAFPVALAVLGGRPSFHIAAAVVVALIVLFSHRGNLSRLFRGEEKTLF from the coding sequence GTGATCGCTCTCGCTTCTCTCATCGTCGGTTATCTAATCGGCGGACTGCCGACCGGAATCATTCTCTGCCGCGTTATCAAAGGCGTGGATCCGCGCGCCATCGGCTCGAAGAGTTCGGGAGCCACCAACGTCTCGCGCGTGCTCGGCAAAAAGTGGGCGGCGGTCGTACTCATAATTGACGGACTGAAAGGTTTTCTGCCGGTTCGATTTCTTGCGCCGCTGTTTGCATTCGCGGATGGATACACGCTGGCCGCTGCCTTGATGGCGATTGGCACGGTTGCCGGTCATGTCTGGACTCCCTACGCCGGTCTGCGCGGTGGCAAAGGAGTAGCGGCGGCGGCCGGTTCGATGCTGGCTCTGGGTCCCCTCGCCGTGCTCCTTTCGCTCGGAGTATGGGCCGTTGTCTTCGTGGCGTTCCGAATCGTCTCTCTGGCTTCGATGGCCGCCACCGCTGCCTTTCCCGTGGCTCTGGCCGTCTTAGGCGGACGTCCGTCATTCCATATTGCGGCGGCCGTGGTGGTGGCTCTGATCGTTCTGTTTTCCCATCGCGGAAACCTCTCTCGTCTGTTTCGTGGAGAAGAAAAAACTCTGTTCTGA
- a CDS encoding NAD(P)-dependent glycerol-3-phosphate dehydrogenase — translation MARITILGAGNWGTTMAMVLQRRGHSVSLWEYDRDQAERVNSARVNEKFLPGHRLPDDLQITWNLPRAVQEAEICLLSVPFQRCRSVLRNVKRLPRGTLVLSLMKGIEQETLRRGSQICAEELERFDANSYAILSGPTIAVEVAGGQPTSAVIASTSQETATRIQFEFASPALRLYTSDDVVGVELASALKNVIALAAGMCDGMGLGANAKGALLTRGLAEISRLGMALGGDRQTFSGLSGIGDLITTCTSGASRNRYVGEAIGRGEPPDQVLGRMVMVAEGVWTARAAFGLSQEHSIEMPITEAVCRILDGTTCPREALEELMTRDLKAED, via the coding sequence GTGGCACGAATTACCATACTCGGAGCGGGAAACTGGGGAACCACGATGGCGATGGTCCTCCAGCGGCGGGGACATTCGGTCTCGCTCTGGGAGTACGACCGCGATCAGGCCGAGCGCGTGAACTCCGCCCGCGTAAATGAGAAGTTCCTGCCCGGCCACCGGCTGCCCGATGACCTGCAAATCACCTGGAACTTGCCGCGCGCCGTGCAGGAAGCGGAGATTTGTCTTTTATCCGTTCCGTTCCAGCGTTGTCGTAGCGTCCTGCGGAACGTGAAAAGACTGCCGCGCGGAACGCTCGTGCTCAGCCTGATGAAAGGCATCGAGCAGGAAACTCTGCGACGCGGCTCGCAGATCTGTGCGGAAGAACTCGAGCGCTTCGACGCGAACTCCTATGCGATTCTCTCCGGCCCCACCATCGCCGTCGAGGTGGCCGGTGGTCAGCCCACTTCAGCCGTTATCGCCTCGACTTCTCAAGAGACCGCTACGCGGATTCAATTCGAGTTCGCGAGTCCCGCGCTGCGACTCTACACTTCCGATGACGTGGTCGGCGTCGAACTCGCAAGTGCTCTGAAAAACGTAATCGCTCTGGCCGCCGGGATGTGCGACGGCATGGGATTGGGTGCCAATGCGAAAGGTGCGCTGCTCACGCGCGGTCTGGCCGAGATCTCGCGACTGGGTATGGCGCTCGGCGGAGACCGTCAAACCTTCAGCGGACTGTCCGGCATCGGAGACTTAATCACGACCTGCACTTCGGGAGCCAGCCGCAACCGCTACGTGGGTGAAGCTATCGGCAGGGGGGAGCCGCCCGATCAAGTATTGGGACGGATGGTGATGGTAGCCGAAGGAGTGTGGACGGCTCGCGCGGCTTTCGGTCTCTCGCAAGAGCATTCCATCGAGATGCCGATCACCGAAGCCGTCTGTCGTATTCTCGACGGAACCACCTGTCCTCGTGAAGCGTTGGAAGAACTCATGACCCGCGACCTCAAGGCCGAAGATTGA
- the purM gene encoding phosphoribosylformylglycinamidine cyclo-ligase, with amino-acid sequence MLNLCFMIDYEKSGVSLDRAAAAKKRIAAAARSTFNPRVLTDVGHFGGLFALSEASPDVLVASADGVGTKLLLGVQLSRLRSLGHDLVHHCINDILMCGARPLFFLDYMAFGRLDPEVAATIAESLAAACRDHGVALIGGETAEMPDLYAPGHFDLAGTIVGHVRRDGIFDGSRVHLGDVLLGVASSGLHTNGYSLIRKVFAEDIASGQIEKTRLADERSLGEALMEPHRCYLNSLGSLLSEPWLHALSHITGGGLEENTLRVIPKGLALDIHWESWPRPELFRLIQERGTVPEAEMRRVLNLGIGAVAIVDAGSAKIASERLASLGETVFTIGRVTA; translated from the coding sequence ATGCTAAACTTATGTTTCATGATTGACTACGAGAAATCCGGCGTCAGCCTCGACCGAGCAGCGGCCGCCAAGAAGCGCATCGCGGCGGCGGCCCGGTCCACCTTCAATCCCCGCGTCCTGACCGATGTCGGCCATTTCGGTGGGCTGTTCGCGCTTAGCGAGGCATCCCCCGATGTGCTCGTCGCCTCCGCCGACGGAGTCGGCACCAAGCTGCTCCTCGGCGTTCAACTTAGCAGACTGAGAAGCCTCGGCCACGACCTCGTTCACCACTGCATCAACGACATCTTGATGTGCGGGGCCCGGCCGCTGTTCTTCCTCGACTATATGGCCTTCGGCCGGCTCGATCCGGAGGTGGCAGCGACCATCGCCGAGAGTCTGGCCGCCGCCTGCCGCGATCATGGCGTGGCCTTGATCGGTGGCGAAACCGCCGAAATGCCGGATTTGTACGCGCCCGGCCACTTCGATCTGGCCGGAACGATTGTCGGCCACGTCCGCCGCGACGGCATCTTCGACGGCTCGCGCGTGCATCTTGGTGACGTGCTTCTCGGTGTAGCGTCCAGCGGCCTACATACCAACGGCTATTCACTCATTCGCAAGGTATTCGCGGAGGATATTGCCTCCGGTCAAATCGAGAAAACACGTCTCGCCGACGAACGCTCGCTTGGCGAAGCCCTCATGGAGCCGCATCGCTGCTACCTGAATTCTCTGGGCAGCCTGCTCAGTGAACCGTGGTTGCACGCCCTGTCCCACATCACGGGCGGTGGCCTCGAAGAAAACACCCTGCGCGTAATCCCGAAAGGACTTGCGCTCGATATCCATTGGGAAAGCTGGCCGCGACCCGAACTCTTCCGCCTGATTCAGGAACGCGGCACCGTTCCCGAAGCAGAGATGAGACGGGTTCTCAATCTCGGCATCGGCGCGGTCGCTATCGTGGATGCCGGGTCCGCGAAGATTGCGAGCGAGCGTCTGGCTTCACTGGGCGAGACCGTCTTCACTATCGGACGCGTAACCGCGTGA